The DNA window AACTTTATCATCTACCAGTTTTTTTAGAACTGGTTTTAAATGTGTATTGACCGTATTTTCTTTGAGTTGTTTGCTTGCGTCATACGGACAATTAAACAAATTACCTACGTCGAATGACGCATACGTATCACTTAATTTATTCGCATTAATTCTTGAAAAAATAAAATCTTTGTATTTATCTCCATGCCAAGGAACTCTCACTTCCGCAATTGCCCGTTTTATGGCAGCTACACTTCTCTCATTACACCCATTGATGTACCGTTGTGAAGATCCAGCATCTAAAGTAGATGGTCTTGCAAAAACTGTATTTCTTCTGAGCCCTGTCGTTAGATTTTCAGACTTACGTAAATCGCTTAACTCAAATTCTACCGTAGTAATTTTTTTAATGATAGGAGGATTTGATTTAAAACAAAGCTCATTAATGAAAAAATCAACTTTGTCTTTTTCCAAACTAATATCACGCGTTAACTGTTCCGCATTGGGCAGAATTTTATTCGCTAGGAACTTTTCTGTCCATTCGTTAATAGTCGTAAAAAAACGATATATCCCTTTGTATTGAAAATCACCACGGGACTCCATACCCTGCACAGCTTGCGCCGCAGGGTTAAAATCAACTACTCTAAAGAATTGTGAATTTTGTTCTGCCAATTTATTTTACTCTCAAGTAACCTTTTTTGTAAATTAATTCCGCATTTAAAATGGCAGCACCTGCAGCGCCACGAATTGTATTATGACTTAATACCACATACTTAAAGTCAAAAATTGGATCGGTTCTAAGTCTTCCGACTGTAGTAGTCATTCCATTTCCATTCATCAAGTCAAGTCTCGGTTGTGGTCTATCTACTTCTTCTCTATAATCAATTACCTGCGATGGTGCTGAAGGAAGATTTAATTTTTGTGGCTCACTGGAAAAATCGGCCCACAGTTTTTTAATTTTTTCTACTGTAGTTTTTTTCTTTAGTTTGACGGAAACACAAACTGTATGTCCATCAACTACAGGAACTCGATTGCAATGAGCGGATATTTTAAAGTTAGCCGGAACTATCTTTCCACCACTTACTTTGCCCAAACATTTCTGTGGTTCCATTTCTACTTTTTCTTCTTCTCCCCCAATATGAGGAACTACGTTTCCTAATATATCGAGCGATGGCACACCGGGATACCCAGCTCCTGAAATTGCTTGCATCGAAACAATAAATACAGAATCAATTC is part of the Leptospiraceae bacterium genome and encodes:
- the asd gene encoding aspartate-semialdehyde dehydrogenase — protein: MGKVRVGVLGATGSVGQRFIQLLENHEYFEVVALGASDKSAGSLYKDIMKSRWKVSSKIPEYAANMKISRCIPKETPNVDLVFSGLDSDVAGEVETDYAKAGVMVISNSKNHRYDKDVPILSAEVNSDQLKVLDAQKTKGKIITNSNCTIMGVTITLKPLLDAYGIDSVFIVSMQAISGAGYPGVPSLDILGNVVPHIGGEEEKVEMEPQKCLGKVSGGKIVPANFKISAHCNRVPVVDGHTVCVSVKLKKKTTVEKIKKLWADFSSEPQKLNLPSAPSQVIDYREEVDRPQPRLDLMNGNGMTTTVGRLRTDPIFDFKYVVLSHNTIRGAAGAAILNAELIYKKGYLRVK